A genome region from Nicotiana tabacum cultivar K326 chromosome 13, ASM71507v2, whole genome shotgun sequence includes the following:
- the LOC107813218 gene encoding elongator complex protein 1 isoform X1 has product MKNLKILKEQLLKLQLNSEDEVISFAAFDVEHNRLFLASSSNFIYSLLLPSSHQNAGAWNSISDNLIDLEPGDFITSMDYLMEKEALIIGTSYGLLLLYTADDNTTEIVGRVEGGVKCISPSPDGDLLGVITGFGQILMMTPDWDVLYEMALDDLPEDIDVHEHTYSSNYSLESSISWRGDGKYFATLSRVSNSHLSHKKLKIWERDSGALHSVSESKPFMGSTLDWMPSGAKIAAVYDRKEDRKCHSIVFFERNGLERSSFCLNVEVDATVEFVKWNCNSDLLAAVVRGEKYDSLRIWFLSNNHWYLKQEIRYMKDDRVRFMWDPIKPQELISWTVGGLITTYNFAWITAVMNNSVALVIDGSKILITLLSLALIPPPMYLFCLNFPSAIQSMAFCSKSSINNLAASLSDGRLCVVELPAIECLEELEGKQFDVEAASFDSGYKYFIHLAWLDSHKLLGVSHSQICNSAIKESSKDELSIYCLQEIELVCSEDRIPSSVTCSGWHAKVLNRLSLEGTVIGIVPDQGNGCLAYVQFDGGKVFEYALKVADVRGLHRKRDDTSFSSSCPWMDLVQIGGCLSQKALLFGLDDSGRLLVGERTLCNNCSSFSFYSNSADHTVTHLILATKQDLLFIIDISDILKGELEVKYGNFLAVFKHKKGEDERNYIQIWERGAKIVGVLHGDESAIILQTVRGNLECIYPRKLVLASIINALIQERYKDALLMVRRHRIDFNVIIDHCGWQNFVQSAAEFVKQVNNLSYITEFVCSIKNENIMETLYKNYRSLPHDNEAKVVEHGDLESSHGNSKIHSVLLAIRKALEEHVAESPARELCILTTLARSDPPALEKALERIKIIREKELSGSDDLRRELYPSAEEALKHLLWLSDSEAVFEAALGLYDLNLAAIVALNSQKDPKEFLPYLQELENLPIVLMQYNIDLRLQRFETALQHIVSAGDAYFEDCIILMKKNPQLFPSGLQLVTDSVKRNQVLEAWGDHLSSRKCFEDAATTYLCCSCLDKALKAYRECGNWGGVLTVAGLIKLGKEEVLQLAHELCEELQALGKPGDAAKIALDYCADVNAGTCFLVSAREWEEALRTAFLHRRDDLVQEVRTASLECASSLVGEYEEGLEKVGKYLTRYLAVRQRRLLLAAKLQSDERSINELDDDTASETSSNFSGMSAYTLGTRKGSAASIKSSASTKARDMRRQRNRGKIRAGSPGEEIALVEHLTGMSLTTGAKRELKSLLICLVMLGKEDIARKLQHVATNFQLSQMAAVKLADEAMPNDRINEHFYLLENYIPKIKEEMPHSELFSWQSKVLI; this is encoded by the exons ATGAAGAATTTGAAGATATTGAAGGAGCAATTGTTGAAGCTTCAGTTAAATTCCGAGGATGAAGTTATCAGCTTCGCTGCATTTGACGTGGAGCACAATCGCCTCTTCTTAGCTTCCTCTTCCAACTTCATATACAGTTTACTTCTACCTTCTTCTCAT CAGAATGCAGGAGCGTGGAATTCCATATCAGATAACCTTATTGATTTGGAGCCTGGGGATTTCATTACTTCCATGGATTATCTAATGGAAAAAGAAGCATTGATTATTGGGACTTCGTATGGTCTTCTATTGCTATATACTGCGGATGATAATACGACAGAAATTGTTGGCCGAGTGGAGGGTGGAGTTAAGTGTATATCACCTAGTCCAGATGGAGATCTTCTTGGTGTAATTACTGGTTTTGGACAAATTCTCATGATGACACCAGACTGGGATGTTTTATATGAGATGGCACTGGATGATCTGCCTGAAGATATTGACGTAC ATGAACATACTTACTCTTCCAATTATTCGTTGGAGAGCTCAATTTCATGGAGAGGTGATGGCAAATACTTTGCAACGTTAAGCAGGGTGAGTAATTCTCATCTCTCCCATAAGAAGCTTAAAATCTGGGAACGGGACTCAGGGGCACTCCATTCTGTTTCAGAGTCAAAGCCTTTCATGGGGTCAACTTTGGATTGGATGCCCAGTGGAGCCAAAATTGCTGCAGTTTATGACCGAAAGGAAGATAGAAAATGCCATTCTATAGTTTTCTTTGAGAGGAATGGATTAGAAAGAAGCTCATTTTGCCTCAATGTAGAAGTTGATGCTACTGTAGAATTTGTGAAGTGGAATTGTAACTCAGACCTTCTAGCTGCTGTGGTCAGAGGTGAAAAGTACGACTCTCTGAGGATCTGGTTCTTAAGTAACAATCACTGGTACTTAAAGCAAGAAATCAGGTACATGAAGGATGATAGAGTCAGATTCATGTGGGATCCGATAAAGCCTCAAGAGTTGATTTCTTGGACTGTTGGTGGGCTTATCACAACCTACAACTTTGCCTGGATTACAGCTGTCATGAATAACTCAGTGGCACTTGTAATTGATGGCTCCAAGATACTAATAACCCTTCTTTCTTTAGCTCTCATCCCACCACCTATGTACCTCTTTTGTTTGAATTTTCCCTCTGCCATTCAGAGTATGGCATTTTGCTCTAAAAGTTCTATAAATAACCTCGCTGCATCCTTGTCAGATGGCAGATTATGTGTTGTAGAGCTTCCTGCAATTGAGTGTTTGGAGGAGCTAGAAGGTAAACAATTTGATGTTGAGGCTGCTTCTTTTGATTCAGGATATAAATATTTCATTCACCTTGCATGGTTGGATTCACATAAGCTTCTTGGTGTTAGCCATAGTCAAATTTGCAACTCAGCAATAAAAGAGTCCTCTAAGGATGAGCTTTCTATATATTGCCTCCAAGAAATTGAGCTTGTGTGTTCTGAAGATCGTATTCCTAGTTCAGTGACATGCTCTGGTTGGCATGCTAAAGTTTTGAATAGATTATCTCTTGAAGGTACAGTAATTGGTATAGTCCCCGACCAGGGAAATGGCTGCTTGGCGTATGTTCAGTTTGACGGTGGAAAAGTGTTTGAGTATGCTCTGAAGGTGGCTGATGTCAGAGGGCTTCATCGGAAACGTGATGATacgagtttttcttcatcttgcCCCTGGATGGATCTTGTGCAAATTGGAGGCTGTTTGTCGCAGAAAGCTTTGCTATTTGGTCTCGATGACAGTGGTAGATTGCTCGTTGGTGAACGGACATTGTGCAACAATTGCAGCAGTTTTTCTTTCTACTCGAATTCTGCTGATCACACTGTCACCCATTTGATTCTTGCAACTAAGCAGGATTTACTGTTTATTATTGATATTAGTGATATCCTGAAAGGAGAACTGGAGGTTAAGTATGGGAACTTCCTGGCAGTTTTCAAGCACAAAAAAGGAGAAGATGAAAGAAACTATATTCAAATATGGGAAAGAGGTGCCAAAATTGTAGGTGTTCTTCACGGGGACGAATCTGCTATCATACTTCAAACAGTTCGAGGGAATCTTGAGTGCATCTACCCCAGAAAGTTGGTCCTCGCTTCAATAATTAATGCTTTGATCCAGGAGCGCTACAAAGATGCATTGCTCATGGTAAGAAGGCACAGAATTGATTTCAATGTTATAATTGACCATTGTGGTTGGCAAAACTTTGTTCAGTCAGCTGCTGAGTTTGTCAAGCAGGTGAATAATCTAAGTTATATAACTGAATTTGTCTGTTCAATAAAGAATGAAAATATCATGGAGACACTGTACAAAAACTATAGATCCCTACCTCATGACAATGAAGCTAAAGTTGTAGAACATGGAGACCTCGAGAGTTCTCATGGCAATAGCAAGATCCATTCTGTCCTACTGGCCATAAGGAAGGCTCTGGAGGAGCATGTAGCGGAAAGTCCCGCTAGGGAACTCTGCATTCTGACCACTTTAGCTCGAAGTGACCCTCCAGCTCTTGAAAAAGCTTTAGAGAGAATAAAAATTATCCGAGAAAAGGAATTATCGGGTTCAGATGACCTGAGAAGGGAACTCTACCCTTCTGCTGAGGAAGCTTTAAAACATCTTTTGTGGTTGTCAGACTCAGAGGCAGTTTTTGAAGCTGCGTTAGGACTTTATGATTTGAACCTTGCAGCTATCGTCGCCTTGAATTCGCAGAAGGATCCAAAAGAATTTCTTCCCTATCTACAAGAACTAGAAAACTTGCCAATAGTGTTGATGCAATACAATATAGACCTTAGATTGCAGAGGTTCGAGACTGCGCTTCAACACATTGTTTCTGCAGGAGATGCTTACTTTGAGGATTGTATAATCCTCATGAAGAAAAATCCCCAACTTTTCCCCTCGGGACTCCAATTAGTTACCGACTCTGTCAAGAGAAACCAAGTACTTGAAGCCTGGGGAGATCATCTTAGTTCCCGAAAATGCTTCGAGGATGCTGCTACAACTTATTTGTGTTGTTCTTGTTTGGATAAAGCTTTGAAGGCTTATCGTGAGTGTGGTAATTGGGGTGGGGTTCTGACGGTAGCTGGTCTCATTAAACTTGGGAAGGAGGAAGTGTTGCAACTAGCACATGAGCTTTGTGAGGAACTCCAAGCACTTGGTAAACCAGGGGATGCTGCAAAAATAGCTTTGGATTATTGCGCAGATGTTAATGCTGGTACTTGTTTCTTGGTCAGTGCAAGGGAATGGGAAGAAGCTCTGAGGACTGCATTTCTTCACAGGAGAGATGACTTGGTCCAGGAAGTAAGGACTGCATCACTTGAGTGTGCCAGCTCATTGGTTGGTGAATATGAGGAAGGGTTGGAGAAAGTGGGGAAGTACTTGACTCGCTATTTAGCGGTTCGACAACGGAGATTATTACTTGCTGCCAAGCTACAGTCAGATGAGCGATCAATAAATGAACTTGATGATGATACTGCGTCTGAAACTAGTAGCAATTTCAGTGGAATGAGTGCATACACCTTGGG GACAAGAAAGGGATCAGCTGCATCTATCAAATCCAGTGCTAGTACAAAAGCGAGAGACATGAGACGTCAACGGAATAGAGGGAAAATACGTGCTGGCAG TCCTGGTGAGGAGATTGCTTTGGTAGAGCATTTAACGGGGATGTCTCTGACTACTGGAGCTAAGCGCGAGCTTAAATCTCTCTTGATATGCCTTGTGATGCTGGGAAAGGAAGATATTGCTAGGAAGTTGCAACATGTTGCTACAAATTTTCAACTGTCCCAAATGGCAGCTGTAAAATTAGCTGACGAGGCCATGCCAAATGATAGAATCAATGAGCATTTCTATCTTCTGGAGAATTACATCcccaaaataaaggaagaaatgcCGCATTCAGAGCTTTTCTCCTGGCAGTCAAAAGTATTGATTTGA
- the LOC107813218 gene encoding elongator complex protein 1 isoform X2: protein MKNLKILKEQLLKLQLNSEDEVISFAAFDVEHNRLFLASSSNFIYSLLLPSSHNAGAWNSISDNLIDLEPGDFITSMDYLMEKEALIIGTSYGLLLLYTADDNTTEIVGRVEGGVKCISPSPDGDLLGVITGFGQILMMTPDWDVLYEMALDDLPEDIDVHEHTYSSNYSLESSISWRGDGKYFATLSRVSNSHLSHKKLKIWERDSGALHSVSESKPFMGSTLDWMPSGAKIAAVYDRKEDRKCHSIVFFERNGLERSSFCLNVEVDATVEFVKWNCNSDLLAAVVRGEKYDSLRIWFLSNNHWYLKQEIRYMKDDRVRFMWDPIKPQELISWTVGGLITTYNFAWITAVMNNSVALVIDGSKILITLLSLALIPPPMYLFCLNFPSAIQSMAFCSKSSINNLAASLSDGRLCVVELPAIECLEELEGKQFDVEAASFDSGYKYFIHLAWLDSHKLLGVSHSQICNSAIKESSKDELSIYCLQEIELVCSEDRIPSSVTCSGWHAKVLNRLSLEGTVIGIVPDQGNGCLAYVQFDGGKVFEYALKVADVRGLHRKRDDTSFSSSCPWMDLVQIGGCLSQKALLFGLDDSGRLLVGERTLCNNCSSFSFYSNSADHTVTHLILATKQDLLFIIDISDILKGELEVKYGNFLAVFKHKKGEDERNYIQIWERGAKIVGVLHGDESAIILQTVRGNLECIYPRKLVLASIINALIQERYKDALLMVRRHRIDFNVIIDHCGWQNFVQSAAEFVKQVNNLSYITEFVCSIKNENIMETLYKNYRSLPHDNEAKVVEHGDLESSHGNSKIHSVLLAIRKALEEHVAESPARELCILTTLARSDPPALEKALERIKIIREKELSGSDDLRRELYPSAEEALKHLLWLSDSEAVFEAALGLYDLNLAAIVALNSQKDPKEFLPYLQELENLPIVLMQYNIDLRLQRFETALQHIVSAGDAYFEDCIILMKKNPQLFPSGLQLVTDSVKRNQVLEAWGDHLSSRKCFEDAATTYLCCSCLDKALKAYRECGNWGGVLTVAGLIKLGKEEVLQLAHELCEELQALGKPGDAAKIALDYCADVNAGTCFLVSAREWEEALRTAFLHRRDDLVQEVRTASLECASSLVGEYEEGLEKVGKYLTRYLAVRQRRLLLAAKLQSDERSINELDDDTASETSSNFSGMSAYTLGTRKGSAASIKSSASTKARDMRRQRNRGKIRAGSPGEEIALVEHLTGMSLTTGAKRELKSLLICLVMLGKEDIARKLQHVATNFQLSQMAAVKLADEAMPNDRINEHFYLLENYIPKIKEEMPHSELFSWQSKVLI from the exons ATGAAGAATTTGAAGATATTGAAGGAGCAATTGTTGAAGCTTCAGTTAAATTCCGAGGATGAAGTTATCAGCTTCGCTGCATTTGACGTGGAGCACAATCGCCTCTTCTTAGCTTCCTCTTCCAACTTCATATACAGTTTACTTCTACCTTCTTCTCAT AATGCAGGAGCGTGGAATTCCATATCAGATAACCTTATTGATTTGGAGCCTGGGGATTTCATTACTTCCATGGATTATCTAATGGAAAAAGAAGCATTGATTATTGGGACTTCGTATGGTCTTCTATTGCTATATACTGCGGATGATAATACGACAGAAATTGTTGGCCGAGTGGAGGGTGGAGTTAAGTGTATATCACCTAGTCCAGATGGAGATCTTCTTGGTGTAATTACTGGTTTTGGACAAATTCTCATGATGACACCAGACTGGGATGTTTTATATGAGATGGCACTGGATGATCTGCCTGAAGATATTGACGTAC ATGAACATACTTACTCTTCCAATTATTCGTTGGAGAGCTCAATTTCATGGAGAGGTGATGGCAAATACTTTGCAACGTTAAGCAGGGTGAGTAATTCTCATCTCTCCCATAAGAAGCTTAAAATCTGGGAACGGGACTCAGGGGCACTCCATTCTGTTTCAGAGTCAAAGCCTTTCATGGGGTCAACTTTGGATTGGATGCCCAGTGGAGCCAAAATTGCTGCAGTTTATGACCGAAAGGAAGATAGAAAATGCCATTCTATAGTTTTCTTTGAGAGGAATGGATTAGAAAGAAGCTCATTTTGCCTCAATGTAGAAGTTGATGCTACTGTAGAATTTGTGAAGTGGAATTGTAACTCAGACCTTCTAGCTGCTGTGGTCAGAGGTGAAAAGTACGACTCTCTGAGGATCTGGTTCTTAAGTAACAATCACTGGTACTTAAAGCAAGAAATCAGGTACATGAAGGATGATAGAGTCAGATTCATGTGGGATCCGATAAAGCCTCAAGAGTTGATTTCTTGGACTGTTGGTGGGCTTATCACAACCTACAACTTTGCCTGGATTACAGCTGTCATGAATAACTCAGTGGCACTTGTAATTGATGGCTCCAAGATACTAATAACCCTTCTTTCTTTAGCTCTCATCCCACCACCTATGTACCTCTTTTGTTTGAATTTTCCCTCTGCCATTCAGAGTATGGCATTTTGCTCTAAAAGTTCTATAAATAACCTCGCTGCATCCTTGTCAGATGGCAGATTATGTGTTGTAGAGCTTCCTGCAATTGAGTGTTTGGAGGAGCTAGAAGGTAAACAATTTGATGTTGAGGCTGCTTCTTTTGATTCAGGATATAAATATTTCATTCACCTTGCATGGTTGGATTCACATAAGCTTCTTGGTGTTAGCCATAGTCAAATTTGCAACTCAGCAATAAAAGAGTCCTCTAAGGATGAGCTTTCTATATATTGCCTCCAAGAAATTGAGCTTGTGTGTTCTGAAGATCGTATTCCTAGTTCAGTGACATGCTCTGGTTGGCATGCTAAAGTTTTGAATAGATTATCTCTTGAAGGTACAGTAATTGGTATAGTCCCCGACCAGGGAAATGGCTGCTTGGCGTATGTTCAGTTTGACGGTGGAAAAGTGTTTGAGTATGCTCTGAAGGTGGCTGATGTCAGAGGGCTTCATCGGAAACGTGATGATacgagtttttcttcatcttgcCCCTGGATGGATCTTGTGCAAATTGGAGGCTGTTTGTCGCAGAAAGCTTTGCTATTTGGTCTCGATGACAGTGGTAGATTGCTCGTTGGTGAACGGACATTGTGCAACAATTGCAGCAGTTTTTCTTTCTACTCGAATTCTGCTGATCACACTGTCACCCATTTGATTCTTGCAACTAAGCAGGATTTACTGTTTATTATTGATATTAGTGATATCCTGAAAGGAGAACTGGAGGTTAAGTATGGGAACTTCCTGGCAGTTTTCAAGCACAAAAAAGGAGAAGATGAAAGAAACTATATTCAAATATGGGAAAGAGGTGCCAAAATTGTAGGTGTTCTTCACGGGGACGAATCTGCTATCATACTTCAAACAGTTCGAGGGAATCTTGAGTGCATCTACCCCAGAAAGTTGGTCCTCGCTTCAATAATTAATGCTTTGATCCAGGAGCGCTACAAAGATGCATTGCTCATGGTAAGAAGGCACAGAATTGATTTCAATGTTATAATTGACCATTGTGGTTGGCAAAACTTTGTTCAGTCAGCTGCTGAGTTTGTCAAGCAGGTGAATAATCTAAGTTATATAACTGAATTTGTCTGTTCAATAAAGAATGAAAATATCATGGAGACACTGTACAAAAACTATAGATCCCTACCTCATGACAATGAAGCTAAAGTTGTAGAACATGGAGACCTCGAGAGTTCTCATGGCAATAGCAAGATCCATTCTGTCCTACTGGCCATAAGGAAGGCTCTGGAGGAGCATGTAGCGGAAAGTCCCGCTAGGGAACTCTGCATTCTGACCACTTTAGCTCGAAGTGACCCTCCAGCTCTTGAAAAAGCTTTAGAGAGAATAAAAATTATCCGAGAAAAGGAATTATCGGGTTCAGATGACCTGAGAAGGGAACTCTACCCTTCTGCTGAGGAAGCTTTAAAACATCTTTTGTGGTTGTCAGACTCAGAGGCAGTTTTTGAAGCTGCGTTAGGACTTTATGATTTGAACCTTGCAGCTATCGTCGCCTTGAATTCGCAGAAGGATCCAAAAGAATTTCTTCCCTATCTACAAGAACTAGAAAACTTGCCAATAGTGTTGATGCAATACAATATAGACCTTAGATTGCAGAGGTTCGAGACTGCGCTTCAACACATTGTTTCTGCAGGAGATGCTTACTTTGAGGATTGTATAATCCTCATGAAGAAAAATCCCCAACTTTTCCCCTCGGGACTCCAATTAGTTACCGACTCTGTCAAGAGAAACCAAGTACTTGAAGCCTGGGGAGATCATCTTAGTTCCCGAAAATGCTTCGAGGATGCTGCTACAACTTATTTGTGTTGTTCTTGTTTGGATAAAGCTTTGAAGGCTTATCGTGAGTGTGGTAATTGGGGTGGGGTTCTGACGGTAGCTGGTCTCATTAAACTTGGGAAGGAGGAAGTGTTGCAACTAGCACATGAGCTTTGTGAGGAACTCCAAGCACTTGGTAAACCAGGGGATGCTGCAAAAATAGCTTTGGATTATTGCGCAGATGTTAATGCTGGTACTTGTTTCTTGGTCAGTGCAAGGGAATGGGAAGAAGCTCTGAGGACTGCATTTCTTCACAGGAGAGATGACTTGGTCCAGGAAGTAAGGACTGCATCACTTGAGTGTGCCAGCTCATTGGTTGGTGAATATGAGGAAGGGTTGGAGAAAGTGGGGAAGTACTTGACTCGCTATTTAGCGGTTCGACAACGGAGATTATTACTTGCTGCCAAGCTACAGTCAGATGAGCGATCAATAAATGAACTTGATGATGATACTGCGTCTGAAACTAGTAGCAATTTCAGTGGAATGAGTGCATACACCTTGGG GACAAGAAAGGGATCAGCTGCATCTATCAAATCCAGTGCTAGTACAAAAGCGAGAGACATGAGACGTCAACGGAATAGAGGGAAAATACGTGCTGGCAG TCCTGGTGAGGAGATTGCTTTGGTAGAGCATTTAACGGGGATGTCTCTGACTACTGGAGCTAAGCGCGAGCTTAAATCTCTCTTGATATGCCTTGTGATGCTGGGAAAGGAAGATATTGCTAGGAAGTTGCAACATGTTGCTACAAATTTTCAACTGTCCCAAATGGCAGCTGTAAAATTAGCTGACGAGGCCATGCCAAATGATAGAATCAATGAGCATTTCTATCTTCTGGAGAATTACATCcccaaaataaaggaagaaatgcCGCATTCAGAGCTTTTCTCCTGGCAGTCAAAAGTATTGATTTGA
- the LOC107813218 gene encoding elongator complex protein 1 isoform X3: MGSTLDWMPSGAKIAAVYDRKEDRKCHSIVFFERNGLERSSFCLNVEVDATVEFVKWNCNSDLLAAVVRGEKYDSLRIWFLSNNHWYLKQEIRYMKDDRVRFMWDPIKPQELISWTVGGLITTYNFAWITAVMNNSVALVIDGSKILITLLSLALIPPPMYLFCLNFPSAIQSMAFCSKSSINNLAASLSDGRLCVVELPAIECLEELEGKQFDVEAASFDSGYKYFIHLAWLDSHKLLGVSHSQICNSAIKESSKDELSIYCLQEIELVCSEDRIPSSVTCSGWHAKVLNRLSLEGTVIGIVPDQGNGCLAYVQFDGGKVFEYALKVADVRGLHRKRDDTSFSSSCPWMDLVQIGGCLSQKALLFGLDDSGRLLVGERTLCNNCSSFSFYSNSADHTVTHLILATKQDLLFIIDISDILKGELEVKYGNFLAVFKHKKGEDERNYIQIWERGAKIVGVLHGDESAIILQTVRGNLECIYPRKLVLASIINALIQERYKDALLMVRRHRIDFNVIIDHCGWQNFVQSAAEFVKQVNNLSYITEFVCSIKNENIMETLYKNYRSLPHDNEAKVVEHGDLESSHGNSKIHSVLLAIRKALEEHVAESPARELCILTTLARSDPPALEKALERIKIIREKELSGSDDLRRELYPSAEEALKHLLWLSDSEAVFEAALGLYDLNLAAIVALNSQKDPKEFLPYLQELENLPIVLMQYNIDLRLQRFETALQHIVSAGDAYFEDCIILMKKNPQLFPSGLQLVTDSVKRNQVLEAWGDHLSSRKCFEDAATTYLCCSCLDKALKAYRECGNWGGVLTVAGLIKLGKEEVLQLAHELCEELQALGKPGDAAKIALDYCADVNAGTCFLVSAREWEEALRTAFLHRRDDLVQEVRTASLECASSLVGEYEEGLEKVGKYLTRYLAVRQRRLLLAAKLQSDERSINELDDDTASETSSNFSGMSAYTLGTRKGSAASIKSSASTKARDMRRQRNRGKIRAGSPGEEIALVEHLTGMSLTTGAKRELKSLLICLVMLGKEDIARKLQHVATNFQLSQMAAVKLADEAMPNDRINEHFYLLENYIPKIKEEMPHSELFSWQSKVLI, from the exons ATGGGGTCAACTTTGGATTGGATGCCCAGTGGAGCCAAAATTGCTGCAGTTTATGACCGAAAGGAAGATAGAAAATGCCATTCTATAGTTTTCTTTGAGAGGAATGGATTAGAAAGAAGCTCATTTTGCCTCAATGTAGAAGTTGATGCTACTGTAGAATTTGTGAAGTGGAATTGTAACTCAGACCTTCTAGCTGCTGTGGTCAGAGGTGAAAAGTACGACTCTCTGAGGATCTGGTTCTTAAGTAACAATCACTGGTACTTAAAGCAAGAAATCAGGTACATGAAGGATGATAGAGTCAGATTCATGTGGGATCCGATAAAGCCTCAAGAGTTGATTTCTTGGACTGTTGGTGGGCTTATCACAACCTACAACTTTGCCTGGATTACAGCTGTCATGAATAACTCAGTGGCACTTGTAATTGATGGCTCCAAGATACTAATAACCCTTCTTTCTTTAGCTCTCATCCCACCACCTATGTACCTCTTTTGTTTGAATTTTCCCTCTGCCATTCAGAGTATGGCATTTTGCTCTAAAAGTTCTATAAATAACCTCGCTGCATCCTTGTCAGATGGCAGATTATGTGTTGTAGAGCTTCCTGCAATTGAGTGTTTGGAGGAGCTAGAAGGTAAACAATTTGATGTTGAGGCTGCTTCTTTTGATTCAGGATATAAATATTTCATTCACCTTGCATGGTTGGATTCACATAAGCTTCTTGGTGTTAGCCATAGTCAAATTTGCAACTCAGCAATAAAAGAGTCCTCTAAGGATGAGCTTTCTATATATTGCCTCCAAGAAATTGAGCTTGTGTGTTCTGAAGATCGTATTCCTAGTTCAGTGACATGCTCTGGTTGGCATGCTAAAGTTTTGAATAGATTATCTCTTGAAGGTACAGTAATTGGTATAGTCCCCGACCAGGGAAATGGCTGCTTGGCGTATGTTCAGTTTGACGGTGGAAAAGTGTTTGAGTATGCTCTGAAGGTGGCTGATGTCAGAGGGCTTCATCGGAAACGTGATGATacgagtttttcttcatcttgcCCCTGGATGGATCTTGTGCAAATTGGAGGCTGTTTGTCGCAGAAAGCTTTGCTATTTGGTCTCGATGACAGTGGTAGATTGCTCGTTGGTGAACGGACATTGTGCAACAATTGCAGCAGTTTTTCTTTCTACTCGAATTCTGCTGATCACACTGTCACCCATTTGATTCTTGCAACTAAGCAGGATTTACTGTTTATTATTGATATTAGTGATATCCTGAAAGGAGAACTGGAGGTTAAGTATGGGAACTTCCTGGCAGTTTTCAAGCACAAAAAAGGAGAAGATGAAAGAAACTATATTCAAATATGGGAAAGAGGTGCCAAAATTGTAGGTGTTCTTCACGGGGACGAATCTGCTATCATACTTCAAACAGTTCGAGGGAATCTTGAGTGCATCTACCCCAGAAAGTTGGTCCTCGCTTCAATAATTAATGCTTTGATCCAGGAGCGCTACAAAGATGCATTGCTCATGGTAAGAAGGCACAGAATTGATTTCAATGTTATAATTGACCATTGTGGTTGGCAAAACTTTGTTCAGTCAGCTGCTGAGTTTGTCAAGCAGGTGAATAATCTAAGTTATATAACTGAATTTGTCTGTTCAATAAAGAATGAAAATATCATGGAGACACTGTACAAAAACTATAGATCCCTACCTCATGACAATGAAGCTAAAGTTGTAGAACATGGAGACCTCGAGAGTTCTCATGGCAATAGCAAGATCCATTCTGTCCTACTGGCCATAAGGAAGGCTCTGGAGGAGCATGTAGCGGAAAGTCCCGCTAGGGAACTCTGCATTCTGACCACTTTAGCTCGAAGTGACCCTCCAGCTCTTGAAAAAGCTTTAGAGAGAATAAAAATTATCCGAGAAAAGGAATTATCGGGTTCAGATGACCTGAGAAGGGAACTCTACCCTTCTGCTGAGGAAGCTTTAAAACATCTTTTGTGGTTGTCAGACTCAGAGGCAGTTTTTGAAGCTGCGTTAGGACTTTATGATTTGAACCTTGCAGCTATCGTCGCCTTGAATTCGCAGAAGGATCCAAAAGAATTTCTTCCCTATCTACAAGAACTAGAAAACTTGCCAATAGTGTTGATGCAATACAATATAGACCTTAGATTGCAGAGGTTCGAGACTGCGCTTCAACACATTGTTTCTGCAGGAGATGCTTACTTTGAGGATTGTATAATCCTCATGAAGAAAAATCCCCAACTTTTCCCCTCGGGACTCCAATTAGTTACCGACTCTGTCAAGAGAAACCAAGTACTTGAAGCCTGGGGAGATCATCTTAGTTCCCGAAAATGCTTCGAGGATGCTGCTACAACTTATTTGTGTTGTTCTTGTTTGGATAAAGCTTTGAAGGCTTATCGTGAGTGTGGTAATTGGGGTGGGGTTCTGACGGTAGCTGGTCTCATTAAACTTGGGAAGGAGGAAGTGTTGCAACTAGCACATGAGCTTTGTGAGGAACTCCAAGCACTTGGTAAACCAGGGGATGCTGCAAAAATAGCTTTGGATTATTGCGCAGATGTTAATGCTGGTACTTGTTTCTTGGTCAGTGCAAGGGAATGGGAAGAAGCTCTGAGGACTGCATTTCTTCACAGGAGAGATGACTTGGTCCAGGAAGTAAGGACTGCATCACTTGAGTGTGCCAGCTCATTGGTTGGTGAATATGAGGAAGGGTTGGAGAAAGTGGGGAAGTACTTGACTCGCTATTTAGCGGTTCGACAACGGAGATTATTACTTGCTGCCAAGCTACAGTCAGATGAGCGATCAATAAATGAACTTGATGATGATACTGCGTCTGAAACTAGTAGCAATTTCAGTGGAATGAGTGCATACACCTTGGG GACAAGAAAGGGATCAGCTGCATCTATCAAATCCAGTGCTAGTACAAAAGCGAGAGACATGAGACGTCAACGGAATAGAGGGAAAATACGTGCTGGCAG TCCTGGTGAGGAGATTGCTTTGGTAGAGCATTTAACGGGGATGTCTCTGACTACTGGAGCTAAGCGCGAGCTTAAATCTCTCTTGATATGCCTTGTGATGCTGGGAAAGGAAGATATTGCTAGGAAGTTGCAACATGTTGCTACAAATTTTCAACTGTCCCAAATGGCAGCTGTAAAATTAGCTGACGAGGCCATGCCAAATGATAGAATCAATGAGCATTTCTATCTTCTGGAGAATTACATCcccaaaataaaggaagaaatgcCGCATTCAGAGCTTTTCTCCTGGCAGTCAAAAGTATTGATTTGA